A genomic stretch from Aedes albopictus strain Foshan chromosome 2, AalbF5, whole genome shotgun sequence includes:
- the LOC109407243 gene encoding dnaJ homolog subfamily C member 28, whose amino-acid sequence MLSRGWSGWSILPKGPCRMIVRSNYTSRGELYNKCYRILGVTDQSDQNTVRQAYIAMVKKVHPDSGQPEANAEKFQEVDAAFRILQQKFAKSRRGIVEDMQDKVKVFDIRHTAPQHRQYLSFDGVGVGTPAQRQKQYQAVRAQRAQERVLEHRMSKAQASEMALMKKGDYFKKHEIKTKYGYDRVVEDLIQEAMGRGDFSNLSGFGKPLPDLTSQNPYVDFTTHKINKIMLDNGFTPEWITLHKEIREDTENLKQSLEKERGRLGEFPLTPQDEYKWEKALESHAALSTGINKKIDKFNLIVPVLNRQMVRLDLRQLAGKVLETGKHRGQIRREEELLSPVNNPKETHKTNIFSFIGSLLKKENY is encoded by the exons ATGCTATCGCGTGGGTGGTCCGGCTGGTCCATTCTGCCCAAAGGTCCATGCCGGATGATTGTTCGGAGCAACTACACCAGTCGGGGAGAGTTATATAAT AAATGCTACCGTATACTAGGGGTCACGGATCAATCCGACCAGAACACGGTCCGACAGGCGTACATAGCGATGGTCAAGAAAGTGCACCCGGACAGTGGCCAACCGGAGGCGAACgccgagaaattccaagaagtggACGCCGCCTTTCGAATCTTGCAGCAAAAGTTTGCCAAATCTCGGCGTGGAATCGTTGAGGATATGCAGGACAAGGTCAAGGTGTTTGACATCCGTCACACTGCGCCCCAGCATCGGCAATATTTGAGCTTCGACGGGGTAGGAGTGGGAACTCCGGCCCAGCGTCAGAAGCAGTATCAAGCGGTTCGAGCTCAGCGGGCGCAAGAAAGGGTGCTGGAGCACCGGATGTCCAAAGCCCAGGCGTCCGAAATGGCGCTGATGAAGAAGGGCGATTATTTTAAAAAGCACGAGATTAAAACAAAGTACGGCTACGACCGAGTGGTGGAAGATTTGATTCAGGAAGCGATGGGTAGGGGTGATTTTAGCAACTTGTCCGGATTTGGGAAACCGCTACCGGATCTGACCAGTCAGAACCCCTATGTGGACTTCACCACGCACAAAATCAATAAAATCATGTTGGACAATGGGTTTACTCCGGAATGGATCACGCTCCACAAGGAAATTCGAGAAGATACGGAAAACCTGAAACAAAGTCTGGAGAAGGAACGTGGCCGCTTGGGGGAATTCCCATTGACCCCGCAAGACGAATACAAATGGGAGAAGGCACTTGAATCGCACGCAGCGCTTTCCACGGGAATCAACAAGAAAATAGACAAGTTCAATCTGATTGTGCCGGTGCTGAACCGTCAGATGGTGCGGTTGGACCTGAGGCAGCTGGCCGGTAAAGTTTTGGAAACGGGAAAGCATAGGGGCCAAATACGACGAGAAGAGGAACTGCTTTCACCGGTTAACAATCCCAAGGAGACCCACAAAACTAATATTTTTAGTTTTATTGGCTCGTTGTTAAAGAAagaaaactattga